A genomic region of Hydrogenovibrio crunogenus contains the following coding sequences:
- the greB gene encoding transcription elongation factor GreB, which produces MNYITQEGFYRLTEELSFLWKTKRPEIVRAISTAAAEGDRSENAEYIYRKKELRETDRKIRYLERHLKDINVVRDKPRQQDKVFFGAYVLLEDENGQQKQYRIVGGIEARGEENEISVKSPVAQALIGKLLDEEVEVLLPDKRKICYTILDIKY; this is translated from the coding sequence ATGAACTACATCACACAAGAAGGGTTTTATCGTTTAACGGAAGAATTGAGTTTTTTATGGAAAACCAAGCGACCTGAAATTGTCCGGGCGATATCAACTGCAGCGGCAGAAGGGGATCGGTCGGAGAATGCGGAGTATATCTACCGTAAAAAAGAATTGCGTGAAACGGATCGTAAAATTCGTTATTTAGAGCGACATTTGAAAGATATCAATGTGGTGCGAGATAAGCCGCGCCAGCAAGACAAGGTGTTTTTTGGCGCTTATGTATTGTTGGAGGATGAAAACGGTCAACAAAAACAATACCGTATTGTCGGGGGGATTGAAGCACGGGGTGAAGAAAATGAAATCTCAGTTAAGTCCCCCGTTGCTCAAGCTTTAATTGGTAAACTGTTGGACGAAGAAGTTGAAGTGTTATTGCCGGATAAGCGTAAAATTTGCTATACCATTTTAGACATTAAGTACTAG
- a CDS encoding ectoine synthase: MIVKNLYDDVIGTEADVDSKQWTSRRLLLAKDGMGFSLHDTLIKEGEELHLWYKNHLEAVYCIEGEGEIEEKKNGKVHAIREGTVYALNEHDQHILKANKGSQMRMVCVFNPPVTGRETHDKDGSYVLVEE, from the coding sequence ATGATTGTTAAAAATTTATATGATGATGTCATTGGTACAGAAGCAGATGTTGATTCGAAACAATGGACAAGTCGTCGTCTTCTATTAGCGAAAGACGGAATGGGTTTTTCTTTGCATGATACTTTGATTAAAGAAGGTGAAGAGCTTCACCTTTGGTATAAAAACCATTTAGAAGCCGTTTACTGTATTGAAGGTGAAGGTGAAATCGAAGAAAAGAAAAATGGGAAAGTCCATGCCATTCGAGAAGGAACGGTTTATGCCTTAAATGAGCATGATCAGCATATTCTAAAAGCCAATAAAGGCTCTCAAATGCGTATGGTCTGCGTGTTTAACCCGCCTGTTACCGGGCGAGAAACACATGATAAAGACGGGTCATATGTGTTGGTAGAAGAATAA
- a CDS encoding tetratricopeptide repeat protein: MRALIVIALLSVFIAPVSAAERHTKETQDVNQLKEPMYNPFIERYVMDELKQLRVDMNDLEVTLTKEVVNRELSATSRAVGYATDTVTYFFYLIAGISSVLLLVGWNSIREIKDKVLNLADTKVSKVIKEYEARLEKLEDELNRKSRGITSAQKRLSQHQDIHSLWLKAGQEQILSNRMAIYDQILELDPDNTEAMTYKADIAIEMDEPQWAINLCNQALRIDPENKHAFYQLAGAYAMMEKHGEAIEYLQKALQDSEGYKEQVQNDPVFRTMREDAEFKKLIEEGDTATSST; encoded by the coding sequence ATGCGAGCATTGATTGTCATTGCTTTATTGAGTGTTTTTATCGCACCGGTTTCGGCTGCTGAAAGACACACGAAGGAAACGCAGGATGTAAATCAGTTGAAAGAACCGATGTACAACCCTTTTATTGAGCGTTATGTCATGGATGAGTTAAAGCAATTGCGTGTTGATATGAATGACTTGGAAGTGACCTTGACTAAAGAGGTTGTTAACCGTGAGTTATCGGCGACGTCTCGAGCGGTCGGTTATGCAACTGATACGGTGACTTACTTTTTCTATTTAATTGCCGGGATCTCCTCCGTTCTGTTATTAGTAGGGTGGAACTCTATCCGTGAAATTAAAGATAAGGTGCTGAATCTGGCTGATACCAAAGTCAGTAAAGTGATTAAAGAGTATGAAGCGCGTCTTGAAAAACTGGAAGACGAGTTGAATCGAAAATCACGTGGTATTACCAGTGCGCAAAAACGATTGTCGCAACATCAAGATATTCACAGCTTGTGGTTAAAAGCAGGTCAAGAACAAATTCTGAGCAATCGTATGGCGATTTATGATCAGATTTTGGAGTTGGACCCTGATAATACAGAAGCGATGACCTATAAAGCTGATATTGCAATTGAAATGGATGAACCTCAATGGGCGATTAACTTATGTAATCAAGCCTTGAGAATTGATCCTGAAAATAAACATGCCTTTTATCAATTGGCCGGAGCTTATGCCATGATGGAGAAGCACGGTGAAGCCATTGAATATCTGCAAAAAGCATTGCAAGATTCTGAAGGCTATAAAGAACAGGTTCAAAATGACCCTGTCTTTAGAACCATGAGAGAAGACGCTGAGTTTAAAAAACTGATTGAGGAAGGGGATACCGCTACCTCTTCAACTTAA
- a CDS encoding TolC family protein: MFQPTVYKVTLLSLITITLSPLTSIASDSTGEVQANKQITQPMMARPEKQAPVYDLPEPLTLKSVLALPESVSPQVVASQARQAQAQAEYDLQDATDAVELNALGRIGWREYADHIEDNHLLALHVGKKLYDFGQTQALIDAQEKVSAAQTELYEDQVLQFKIQLMQSFFNVILADFQYRIENEAMAVAYVALDKAKDRYELNRISDVDYLKLQADYEKILVKRSRAEYEQRRTRAALANLIGQPHRLPDKLLFPRLESVEKRTLQELEAYQEQALASNYELKSLLLKQQAAQYRLEGESATDKPTFRVDAWGGKLSTYEYQREGRWRFDLSMDYPLYDGGVRSAKMSRARAGVQEIEAQITALEQRLRDQVADLYFKLKLSDAEKKQNKVFGDYADLYLDYSRALYENESTTDLGDSMVRLSEANFQVISQQFKQALYWAQLDYLTGTSIQLSATP, from the coding sequence ATGTTTCAACCTACGGTTTATAAAGTCACGCTCCTGAGCTTAATTACCATTACCCTGTCGCCACTGACAAGCATTGCTTCCGATTCAACTGGCGAGGTGCAAGCCAACAAGCAAATTACCCAACCCATGATGGCGAGGCCTGAAAAACAAGCTCCAGTTTATGACTTGCCAGAACCTCTTACGCTAAAAAGTGTTTTAGCGCTACCAGAATCGGTCAGTCCACAAGTTGTTGCTTCCCAAGCAAGGCAAGCACAAGCTCAAGCAGAATATGACCTGCAGGATGCAACGGATGCGGTGGAGTTAAATGCTTTAGGTCGTATCGGGTGGAGAGAATATGCTGATCACATTGAAGACAATCATTTATTGGCGCTTCATGTTGGTAAGAAATTATATGATTTTGGTCAAACACAGGCGTTGATTGATGCTCAAGAGAAAGTATCAGCAGCTCAAACCGAGCTGTATGAAGATCAAGTCCTTCAATTTAAAATTCAATTGATGCAGTCATTTTTTAATGTGATTTTAGCCGACTTTCAATACCGTATTGAAAATGAGGCGATGGCCGTGGCTTATGTTGCATTGGATAAAGCCAAAGATCGTTATGAGTTGAACCGAATCTCAGATGTGGATTATTTAAAGTTACAGGCGGATTATGAAAAGATTTTGGTTAAACGGTCCCGTGCGGAGTATGAGCAGCGCCGAACGCGCGCCGCTTTAGCCAATTTGATCGGGCAGCCGCACCGACTTCCCGATAAGTTGTTATTCCCACGTTTAGAATCCGTTGAAAAGCGAACATTACAAGAGTTGGAAGCGTACCAAGAACAAGCCTTGGCCAGCAACTATGAATTGAAAAGCTTATTATTGAAGCAACAGGCTGCGCAGTATCGTTTGGAAGGCGAATCCGCTACAGATAAACCGACTTTCAGGGTCGATGCTTGGGGTGGCAAGCTGTCAACATATGAATACCAAAGAGAGGGGCGTTGGCGTTTTGATTTATCAATGGATTATCCACTGTATGACGGTGGTGTTCGGTCAGCCAAAATGAGTCGGGCAAGAGCTGGCGTTCAAGAAATTGAAGCTCAAATCACCGCTTTAGAGCAACGCTTACGCGACCAAGTGGCAGATTTATATTTCAAATTAAAGCTCTCCGATGCAGAAAAGAAGCAGAATAAAGTATTTGGCGACTACGCCGACTTGTATTTGGATTATAGTCGCGCACTTTATGAAAATGAATCGACTACCGATTTAGGAGATTCAATGGTGCGGCTATCAGAAGCGAACTTCCAAGTGATTTCACAACAATTTAAACAAGCCCTGTATTGGGCGCAACTGGATTATTTGACGGGAACGTCCATCCAGTTATCAGCCACCCCTTAA
- a CDS encoding glycogen/starch/alpha-glucan phosphorylase has protein sequence MAQNKKSVPSTKQEKHIAELLKKMGMSVTDIEQDFVNYLYNMLGRDIHSDPYDQFKAMSYTIRDRLMTYWKETWNAYNKDKTKKAYYLSMEFLIGRSLSNNLLNLGIETETEKAMYRLGASLEAIEEAERDAGLGNGGLGRLAACFMDSCATLQLPVIGYGLRYEYGMFKQLIQNGFQIEEPDHWLGFGYYPWEIQRSEYTRTVYFGGRSRHYKDPHTGELTVHWEDAEEVLAVPFDVPIPGFENKTVNTLRLWSAEAAEGFNLSEFNQGSYFEAVASKSEAENITMVLYPNDSSENGKELRLRQQYFLVSASLQDVVSQWSEKYGNDFSDFAEYNVFQLNDTHPSLAVAELMRILIDDKKLSWEAAWTIVSQSMAYTNHTLLPEALERWPVSLFNKLLPRVLEIIYEINARFLKLVAMKWPGDQARQARMSIIDPDDNVCMAYLAIVGSFSINGVAALHSQLLKEGLFHEFYELWPERFNNKTNGVTQRRWMASSNPGLKALLNEKIGRHWITDLTQLSKIESFVNDKSFRQEWMRVKRENKQRLADMVEKDTGVKFDVTALFDVQVKRIHEYKRQLLNVLHVIHLYARIKRGDTDNWTNRCVIIGGKAAPGYVMAKKIIKLINNVAEVVNNDPDVGDKLKLVFIPNYRVSAMEIISPGADLSEQISTAGKEASGTGNMKFMMNGAITIGTLDGANVEILEAVGEENFFLFGLKTPEVAKLRGHYYPENFIEEDSDLQAVFSLLESGHFNQFEPGLFDDIINSMKSSKDPWMTLADFRSYVNAQHEVALAFQNHSRWNTMSIINSARSGIFSTDRTMQEYNDDIWKLTPIK, from the coding sequence ATGGCGCAGAACAAAAAATCCGTACCAAGTACAAAGCAAGAAAAACACATTGCAGAATTACTCAAAAAAATGGGTATGAGTGTGACCGATATCGAACAAGACTTTGTGAACTATCTTTACAATATGCTTGGACGTGATATTCACTCTGATCCTTATGATCAATTTAAAGCAATGTCTTATACCATTCGTGACCGGCTGATGACATACTGGAAAGAAACTTGGAATGCCTATAACAAAGATAAAACGAAAAAAGCTTATTATCTTTCGATGGAATTTCTTATTGGTCGCTCTTTGTCGAATAATCTACTCAACTTAGGAATTGAAACGGAAACAGAAAAGGCCATGTATCGTTTAGGTGCTTCCTTGGAGGCAATAGAGGAGGCTGAACGAGATGCCGGGCTCGGTAATGGCGGGCTTGGACGATTAGCGGCTTGCTTTATGGATTCATGCGCAACCCTACAACTTCCCGTTATTGGGTATGGATTGCGCTATGAATATGGCATGTTCAAACAATTGATTCAGAATGGCTTTCAAATTGAAGAGCCAGACCATTGGTTAGGGTTTGGTTACTACCCATGGGAAATTCAACGCTCGGAATATACGCGTACCGTTTATTTCGGGGGGCGCAGTCGCCATTACAAAGATCCTCACACCGGCGAGTTGACGGTGCATTGGGAAGACGCTGAAGAAGTATTAGCCGTACCGTTTGATGTTCCGATTCCCGGGTTTGAAAATAAAACTGTGAATACATTGCGCTTATGGTCAGCGGAGGCCGCAGAAGGCTTTAATTTGTCAGAGTTTAACCAAGGCTCCTACTTTGAAGCGGTGGCAAGCAAAAGCGAAGCAGAAAATATTACCATGGTTCTTTACCCTAACGACAGTAGTGAGAACGGTAAAGAGTTACGGTTGCGTCAGCAATATTTTCTTGTGTCGGCCTCCTTGCAAGATGTGGTCAGCCAATGGTCAGAAAAATATGGCAATGATTTCTCCGATTTTGCTGAATATAATGTTTTCCAATTAAATGATACACACCCCAGTTTAGCCGTTGCTGAACTGATGCGAATTTTAATTGACGACAAAAAACTTTCCTGGGAAGCCGCCTGGACTATTGTCAGTCAGTCAATGGCTTATACCAATCATACTTTATTGCCTGAAGCGTTAGAGCGCTGGCCGGTTTCATTATTTAATAAACTCCTTCCGAGAGTGTTAGAAATTATTTATGAAATCAATGCTCGGTTTTTAAAACTGGTTGCTATGAAATGGCCGGGTGATCAAGCGAGACAGGCACGCATGTCGATTATAGATCCCGATGATAATGTCTGTATGGCGTATTTAGCGATTGTTGGCAGTTTTTCGATTAACGGGGTGGCTGCGCTTCACTCCCAGCTTCTCAAAGAAGGGTTGTTTCATGAGTTTTATGAACTATGGCCTGAGCGGTTTAATAATAAAACCAATGGCGTTACGCAAAGACGCTGGATGGCGAGCAGTAATCCAGGATTAAAAGCGCTCTTGAATGAAAAAATCGGTCGTCACTGGATAACCGATTTAACGCAACTCAGTAAAATCGAATCTTTTGTAAATGACAAATCTTTCCGACAAGAATGGATGCGAGTCAAGCGAGAGAATAAACAACGCCTGGCGGATATGGTAGAAAAAGACACTGGTGTGAAGTTTGATGTTACGGCTTTATTTGATGTACAAGTCAAACGTATCCATGAATATAAACGACAACTGTTGAATGTTCTGCATGTCATTCACCTGTATGCCCGAATTAAACGAGGGGATACAGATAACTGGACCAATCGTTGTGTGATTATTGGCGGAAAGGCGGCACCTGGATATGTCATGGCCAAAAAAATCATTAAATTGATTAATAATGTTGCCGAGGTCGTTAACAACGATCCGGATGTTGGGGACAAGCTTAAGTTGGTTTTTATACCCAATTACCGAGTGTCGGCCATGGAAATCATTTCCCCTGGTGCGGACTTGTCTGAACAGATTTCCACCGCCGGAAAAGAAGCTTCTGGAACGGGAAATATGAAATTCATGATGAATGGTGCCATTACCATCGGCACATTGGATGGGGCCAATGTTGAGATTTTAGAAGCCGTAGGAGAGGAGAACTTTTTCTTATTTGGTTTGAAAACACCTGAAGTAGCCAAGCTTCGTGGCCATTATTACCCTGAAAACTTCATTGAAGAAGACAGTGATTTGCAAGCAGTGTTCAGTTTACTGGAATCGGGCCACTTTAACCAATTTGAACCGGGCTTATTTGACGATATTATCAATTCTATGAAAAGTTCGAAGGATCCTTGGATGACGCTGGCTGATTTTAGAAGTTATGTGAACGCTCAGCATGAAGTTGCATTGGCCTTTCAAAATCATAGTCGTTGGAATACGATGAGCATTATTAATTCGGCGCGAAGTGGTATTTTCTCAACAGATCGTACCATGCAAGAATATAACGACGATATTTGGAAATTGACTCCTATTAAATGA
- a CDS encoding aspartate kinase, giving the protein MSNTQKTTLSVEKIGGTSMSDYQAVRDNIILYPENFYNRIFVVSAYGGITDDLLEHKKTDQPGVYGLFANDDVDDDWRIALDQLSLKLNKINANLFADDELRLKANDFIDERIAETKQLLNHLQDLCRHGHFSLESHLLTVRELLASLGEAHSAWNLAHLLQTEGVNARFVDLTGWQADEALPLDAMIETHLGEIDFTKELPIVTGYTHCRENLMYTFDRGYSEMTFSRIAVLCQASEAVIHKEYHLSSADPRLVGEENVVPIGKTNYDIADQLANLGMEAVHPRAAQGLRQAQIPLRIKNTFDPGHHGTIFTEDYVSEYPQVEIIAGMQHLIALEVFDQEMMGQQGTYEKVIIDATNRLKCQVITKDFNANTITIYLKASLKKVKRLAEQLKQGLPTATINTSKVALASAMGSDMRIKGLLAKAVQTLFDQGINVEAIHQNTRQVEMQFFVNETDYEKAVKALHSNLIEVHNHGKAICEH; this is encoded by the coding sequence ATGTCAAATACTCAAAAAACAACATTAAGTGTCGAAAAAATCGGTGGCACTTCAATGAGTGATTACCAAGCCGTTCGGGATAACATTATTCTTTATCCTGAAAATTTCTATAATCGAATTTTTGTTGTCTCAGCTTATGGTGGGATTACAGATGACTTGTTAGAACACAAGAAAACAGATCAGCCAGGAGTGTATGGTTTGTTTGCGAATGACGATGTAGATGATGATTGGCGTATTGCATTGGATCAGTTGAGCTTGAAGCTGAATAAGATCAATGCCAATTTGTTTGCTGATGATGAGCTGCGTCTCAAAGCCAATGACTTTATTGATGAGCGCATTGCAGAAACCAAACAGCTGCTGAATCATTTACAAGACTTGTGTCGTCATGGACATTTTTCGTTAGAAAGCCACTTATTAACGGTAAGAGAGTTACTGGCGAGTTTAGGGGAAGCGCATAGTGCGTGGAACTTAGCGCATCTGTTACAAACAGAAGGCGTGAACGCCCGTTTTGTTGATTTAACCGGTTGGCAGGCAGATGAAGCATTGCCTTTGGATGCGATGATTGAAACGCATTTAGGGGAAATCGACTTTACGAAAGAGTTGCCGATTGTTACAGGGTATACGCATTGTCGTGAAAACTTGATGTATACGTTTGACCGTGGCTATAGTGAAATGACTTTCAGTCGCATCGCGGTGTTATGCCAAGCTTCGGAAGCCGTGATTCATAAAGAATATCACTTGAGCAGTGCCGATCCTCGCTTGGTGGGTGAAGAAAATGTTGTGCCGATTGGTAAAACCAATTATGACATTGCCGATCAATTAGCGAACTTAGGTATGGAAGCCGTTCATCCAAGAGCTGCTCAAGGGTTAAGGCAAGCACAGATTCCATTGAGAATTAAAAATACGTTTGATCCTGGACATCACGGAACAATTTTTACTGAAGATTATGTCAGTGAGTACCCACAGGTTGAGATTATCGCCGGGATGCAACACCTGATTGCTTTAGAGGTCTTTGACCAAGAAATGATGGGGCAGCAAGGGACTTATGAAAAAGTCATCATCGATGCGACCAATCGATTGAAGTGTCAAGTGATTACCAAAGACTTTAATGCGAATACCATCACAATTTACTTGAAAGCCTCCCTGAAAAAAGTAAAACGTTTGGCAGAACAGTTGAAGCAAGGGTTGCCAACCGCAACGATTAATACCAGTAAAGTGGCGTTAGCGTCTGCGATGGGAAGTGATATGCGTATTAAAGGTTTATTGGCAAAAGCGGTTCAAACGTTGTTTGACCAAGGCATCAATGTGGAAGCAATTCATCAGAATACACGTCAGGTTGAAATGCAATTCTTTGTCAATGAAACCGACTATGAAAAAGCAGTCAAAGCGCTTCATTCGAATCTGATTGAAGTTCATAATCATGGGAAAGCTATATGCGAGCATTGA
- a CDS encoding thioredoxin family protein, translated as MAADFFDETFGNLQEELETARDEGKQGIFIFFHMEECPFCDRMKKTILNQPEVIAFYKKHFLTYQIDIEGANQMVDFDGTEATAQTISEKKYRVRATPVMMIFDLNGQPIVRYTGPTRTQKEFMLLGQFVLDGSYKTTSFTRYKRAHK; from the coding sequence ATGGCCGCAGACTTTTTTGATGAAACTTTTGGTAATCTTCAAGAAGAATTAGAAACGGCAAGGGACGAAGGGAAACAAGGTATTTTTATTTTCTTTCATATGGAAGAATGCCCTTTCTGTGACCGTATGAAAAAAACCATTTTGAACCAGCCCGAAGTGATCGCATTCTACAAAAAACATTTTTTAACCTATCAAATTGACATTGAAGGAGCCAATCAAATGGTTGACTTCGATGGTACCGAGGCGACAGCACAAACGATTTCAGAAAAGAAATACCGTGTGCGTGCCACACCCGTGATGATGATTTTTGATTTGAATGGTCAACCGATTGTGCGCTATACCGGTCCAACTCGCACGCAAAAGGAATTCATGTTGTTAGGGCAGTTTGTTTTGGATGGCAGCTATAAAACAACCTCCTTCACTCGCTATAAAAGAGCTCATAAATAG
- the ectB gene encoding diaminobutyrate--2-oxoglutarate transaminase, protein MTLEIFNKYESEVRGYIRSFPVIFERAKMAEIWDETGKRYVDFFAGAGALNYGHNNPDINAALIDYLQHDGIGHALDMGTVAKKDFIESFVHNILEPRGLEYKLQFVGPTGTNAIETALKIARKVKGRKQVMSFTNGFHGMSMGSLSITGNSYYHDESYGVPGYTTQVPFHKYLGDKVDTIAYLRKILEDASSGTELPAAIVLETIQAEGGINVSGEQWLRDLRQICDDFDILMVADEIQVGNGRSSDFFSFERAGIKPDIVTLSKSIGAGQPMAMVLLKPELDQWSPGEHSGTFRGNNLAFVSSSVALKKYWSDDSFSKEVKKKSKLVQERMEKMALRFPEYIREIRGHGMIWGAEFKNPEMTGDVCSQAFEDGLVIETAGAGDEVIKFLGPLVITEDLINEGFDILEGAVEKVGKKQ, encoded by the coding sequence ATGACATTAGAAATATTTAATAAATATGAATCCGAAGTTCGTGGTTATATCCGATCTTTTCCAGTAATTTTTGAAAGAGCCAAAATGGCTGAAATCTGGGATGAAACCGGTAAGCGTTATGTTGACTTTTTCGCCGGTGCAGGGGCTTTGAACTACGGACACAACAACCCAGATATTAACGCGGCATTGATTGATTATCTTCAACACGACGGTATCGGTCATGCATTGGATATGGGGACGGTCGCGAAGAAAGATTTTATTGAAAGCTTTGTTCATAACATCCTTGAACCTAGAGGCTTGGAATACAAACTTCAGTTTGTTGGGCCTACGGGGACCAATGCGATTGAAACGGCATTGAAGATCGCACGTAAGGTAAAAGGGCGTAAACAAGTCATGTCTTTCACTAACGGTTTCCACGGGATGTCAATGGGGTCATTGAGTATCACAGGGAACAGTTATTACCATGATGAAAGTTATGGTGTTCCAGGATACACCACTCAGGTGCCTTTCCATAAATACTTAGGGGATAAAGTCGATACCATCGCTTACCTGCGTAAGATTCTGGAAGATGCCTCAAGTGGTACAGAGTTACCGGCAGCGATTGTATTAGAAACGATCCAAGCAGAAGGTGGGATTAACGTTTCTGGAGAGCAATGGTTAAGAGATCTTCGTCAGATCTGTGATGATTTCGACATCTTGATGGTTGCGGATGAAATTCAAGTGGGTAATGGACGTTCTTCTGATTTCTTCAGTTTTGAAAGAGCGGGTATCAAGCCAGATATCGTGACATTGTCAAAATCAATCGGTGCAGGTCAACCAATGGCAATGGTGTTGTTGAAGCCTGAGCTAGACCAATGGAGTCCAGGGGAGCATTCAGGAACTTTCCGTGGAAATAACTTGGCCTTCGTTTCTTCAAGTGTCGCTTTGAAAAAATATTGGTCAGACGACAGCTTCTCAAAAGAAGTGAAGAAGAAGTCTAAGCTGGTACAAGAAAGAATGGAAAAAATGGCATTGCGTTTCCCTGAGTATATTCGTGAAATTCGCGGTCACGGTATGATTTGGGGGGCGGAATTTAAAAACCCTGAAATGACGGGTGACGTATGTTCTCAAGCATTTGAAGATGGATTAGTGATTGAAACAGCCGGTGCTGGAGATGAAGTCATTAAGTTCTTAGGGCCATTGGTGATTACAGAAGACCTGATCAATGAAGGGTTCGATATCCTGGAAGGCGCTGTTGAAAAGGTTGGCAAAAAACAATAA
- a CDS encoding LPP20 family lipoprotein: MKNRSLIALLVSAGVLSACSSTEVKEEKTPNYSGVSCVFPNSKEAAPGWVCDEPVPGLVLSAVGIAEPSQAGISYMKDMAAADGRGRLAEQMQVQVQKMVKQYLGTTGKGDWETVDAAASTTLKTITNEALVGSKVHGMRFGPNGKLYALVGIDEAAKSNIVKTAVSTSMRNNEALWQQFKSKQSFDEMSEAIAKQPIQ; encoded by the coding sequence ATGAAGAATCGCTCTCTCATTGCTTTACTGGTATCAGCAGGTGTTTTAAGTGCTTGTAGTTCAACTGAGGTTAAAGAGGAAAAGACCCCTAATTACTCAGGCGTGAGTTGTGTCTTCCCAAACTCCAAGGAAGCGGCACCTGGCTGGGTTTGTGATGAACCTGTTCCTGGCTTGGTGTTGAGTGCCGTTGGGATCGCAGAACCTTCGCAAGCCGGTATCAGTTATATGAAAGATATGGCAGCAGCAGATGGGAGAGGCCGATTGGCAGAGCAGATGCAAGTGCAAGTGCAGAAAATGGTTAAGCAATACTTGGGCACAACCGGTAAAGGTGACTGGGAAACCGTTGATGCCGCCGCCAGTACTACCTTGAAAACCATTACCAATGAAGCTCTCGTTGGTTCAAAGGTGCATGGTATGCGTTTTGGACCTAATGGAAAACTGTATGCACTTGTGGGCATTGATGAAGCTGCAAAGAGTAATATTGTCAAAACGGCTGTATCAACCTCCATGCGCAATAATGAAGCCTTATGGCAACAGTTTAAGTCTAAACAGAGTTTTGATGAAATGTCAGAAGCGATTGCCAAACAACCCATTCAGTGA
- a CDS encoding DUF3392 domain-containing protein, with the protein MEYVIDAVSTVSGWMRPYLSEIGLSMAATLLVIFGDDIVNFLKKQIGSLKFFLKLTLFILFCAFGFAFLTSFVTPLLIKQLASVPNLWLAPMIILIFYGIGLLAQKKNML; encoded by the coding sequence ATGGAGTATGTGATTGACGCAGTTTCGACAGTATCGGGTTGGATGAGACCTTATTTATCTGAGATTGGGCTTTCCATGGCCGCAACCTTACTCGTGATTTTCGGAGACGACATTGTCAATTTTCTTAAAAAGCAGATTGGGTCGCTAAAGTTCTTTTTAAAACTGACGCTGTTTATTCTGTTCTGTGCGTTTGGGTTTGCTTTTTTAACTTCTTTTGTGACTCCATTACTCATTAAACAACTCGCCAGTGTGCCAAATCTTTGGCTGGCACCCATGATTATTTTAATTTTTTACGGAATCGGATTGCTGGCACAAAAAAAGAATATGTTGTAA
- the ectA gene encoding diaminobutyrate acetyltransferase, which translates to MKTHNEQNLIFRKPTLDDGHAIYHLIKSSPPLDVNSSYLYFLQASHFADTCIVVESDQKIVGFVSAYYRPDQPGSLFVWQVAVAETMRGVGLAKRMLLALVENQKGDADLKELCCTISPSNKASQGLFKSFAKNYGLTLTVTPFITEAHFGDEGHEAEELYVLKSDTQENLTKLIF; encoded by the coding sequence ATGAAAACACATAATGAACAAAATTTAATTTTTAGAAAACCCACGTTAGATGATGGACATGCCATTTATCACTTGATTAAGAGTTCCCCACCATTAGACGTGAACTCGAGTTATCTCTATTTTTTACAAGCCTCCCATTTTGCAGATACGTGTATTGTGGTTGAGAGCGATCAAAAAATTGTTGGGTTTGTTTCAGCTTATTATCGCCCCGATCAGCCAGGCTCCTTGTTTGTTTGGCAGGTTGCGGTTGCCGAGACGATGCGTGGCGTAGGGTTAGCGAAAAGAATGTTGCTGGCTTTGGTTGAAAATCAAAAAGGTGATGCCGACTTAAAAGAGTTGTGCTGCACTATCAGTCCATCTAACAAAGCATCGCAAGGACTGTTTAAATCCTTTGCTAAAAATTATGGGTTGACGTTAACGGTTACCCCTTTTATTACGGAAGCGCACTTTGGTGACGAAGGGCACGAAGCAGAAGAGCTATACGTATTAAAATCAGATACACAAGAAAATTTAACTAAATTAATTTTTTAA